From the Motacilla alba alba isolate MOTALB_02 chromosome Z, Motacilla_alba_V1.0_pri, whole genome shotgun sequence genome, one window contains:
- the SKOR2 gene encoding SKI family transcriptional corepressor 2 has protein sequence MATSPLPGPTDILLPSPSSAYPPDPMNQPRAGHAAMKPNQVGQVILYGIPIVSLVIDGQERLCLAQISNTLLKNFSYNEIHNRRVALGITCVQCTPVQLEILRRAGAMPISSRRCGMITKREAERLCKSFLGENRPPKLPDNFAFDVSHECAWGCRGSFIPARYNSSRAKCIKCSYCSMYFSPNKFIFHSHRTPDAKYTQPDAANFNSWRRHLKLTDKSPQDELVFAWEDVKAMFNGGSRKRALPPAPPAPAAAAPAACHPLGSVKAAAVVGGGLLSPHLLAAPPDLHQKRPRFEEDEELQEAVAAAHGGKSPRSYPVIPVPSKGSFGGMLQKFPGCGGLFPHPYGFPAAAFGLCHKKEEGGGGDALGGAAAHKAGGAAAAGGGLSGLFWPGRKDAAFYPPFCMFWPPRTPGGLPVPTYLQPPPQPPGALGCSLGGDGAGLLRQAFLDLSEPGGEAGPAGLATGPQGLGTPPAAAPPSAPAAAAAAARDPLFESPPGGSAEPASPAASDGGSGGGGGRVPPHHPHLLEAAGGRKAGGGYHHSSAFRPVGGKEDSESLAKLHGGGGGGPPRSASPLQLLLPPPPPPPPEDAGCERHPHPPHAAHRLLSPGGTSCSFASEESSEEEEDEEEEDEPEVDVEGHKPPEEEEEDEEEEGEEEPRGGDPSAAGGRFPPARGLPEKGGRERPAAGPFPRAPVEEKPGDGQAPPQPPAGAPRAGSGGSSPAHHPAPEEQPLYKDNQKSKEGNQVILPTKEDTFSDKNKEHNFFVTDSEPSGGDFWRDIAGEHTQETNSPHSLKKDVENMGKEELQKVLFEQIDLRRRLEQEFQVLKGNASFPVFNNFQDQMKRELAYREEMVQQLQIIPYAASLIRKEKLGAHLSKS, from the exons ATGGCGACCAGCCCGCTGCCCGGCCCCACCGATATCTTGCTGCCGTCGCCGTCCAGCGCGTACCCACCGGACCCCATGAACCAGCCGAGGGCCGGCCACGCCGCCATGAAGCCCAACCAGGTGGGGCAGGTGATCCTCTACGGCATCCCCATCGTCTCCCTGGTCATCGACGGGCAGGAGCGGCTGTGCCTGGCGCAGATCTCCAACACCCTCCTCAAAAACTTCAGCTACAACGAGATCCACAACCGGCGGGTGGCCCTGGGCATCACCTGCGTGCAGTGCACGCCGGTGCAGCTGGAGATCCTGCGGCGGGCCGGGGCCATGCCCATCTCCTCCCGCCGCTGCGGCATGATCACCAAGAGGGAGGCAGAGCGGCTCTGCAAGTCCTTCTTGGGGGAGAACCGGCCCCCCAAATTGCCGGATAACTTCGCCTTCGACGTATCCCACGAGTGCGCCTGGGGATGCCGCGGGAGCTTCATCCCGGCCCGCTACAACAGCTCCCGGGCCAAGTGCATCAAGTGCAGCTACTGCAGCATGTACTTCTCGCCCAACAAGTTCATCTTCCACTCCCACCGCACCCCCGACGCCAAGTACACCCAGCCCGACGCCGCCAACTTCAACTCCTGGCGCCGCCACCTGAAGCTGACCGACAAGAGCCCCCAGGATGAGCTGGTCTTCGCCTGGGAGGATGTCAAGGCCATGTTCAACGGCGGCAGCCGCAAGCGCGCCctgccgcccgccccgccggcccccgccgccgccgcccccgccgcctgCCACCCGCTGGGCTCGGTGAAGGCGGCGGCCGTGGTGGGCGGCGGGCTGCTGAGCCCGCACCTGCTGGCCGCCCCGCCCGACCTGCACCAGAAGCGGCCGCGCTTCGAGGAGGacgaggagctgcaggaggcggtggcggcggcgcaCGGCGGCAAAAGCCCGCGGAGCTACCCCGTCATCCCGGTGCCCAGCAAGGGCTCCTTCGGCGGCATGCTCCAGAAGTTCCCCGGCTGCGGCGGGCTCTTCCCGCACCCCTACGGCTTCCCCGCCGCCGCCTTCGGGCTCTGCCACAAGAAGGaggagggcggcggcggcgatgccctcggcggggcggccgcgcacaaggccggcggggcggcggcggcgggcggcgggctCTCGGGGCTCTTCTGGCCGGGCAGGAAGGACGCCGCCTTCTACCCTCCCTTCTGCATGTTTTGGCCGCCGCGCACCCCGGGCGGGCTGCCGGTACCCACCTACCTgcagccgccgccgcagccccccGGCGCCCTGGGATGCTCGCTGGGGGGGGACGGGGCGGGCCTGCTGCGCCAGGCTTTCCTGGACCTGTCGGAGCCCGGCGGCgaggcggggccggcggggctgGCGACGGGGccgcaggggctggggacaccgcccgccgccgcccccccgtccgcgcccgccgccgccgccgccgccgcccgggaCCCGCTGTTCGAGTCGCcccccggcggcagcgccgaGCCCGCCTCGCCCGCCGCTTCCGacgggggcagcggcggcggcggcgggcgggtCCCCCCGCACCACCCGCACCTGCTggaggcggcgggcgggcgcAAGGCGGGCGGCGGGTACCACCACTCCAGCGCCTTCCGCCCGGTGGGCGGCAAGGAGGACTCGGAGAGCCTGGCCAAGCTGCacggaggcggcggcggcggccccccGCGCTCCGCCTCGccgctgcagctgctgctgccgccgccgccgccgccgccccccgagGATGCGGGATGCGAGAGGCACCCGCATCCTCCGCACGCCGCGCACCGCCTCCTCTCCCCCGGAggcaccagctgcagcttcGCCAGCGAAGAGAgcagcgaggaggaggaggacgaggaggaggaagacGAGCCCGAGGTGGACGTCGAGGGCCACAAGCCCcccgaggaggaggaagaggatgaggaggaggagggcgagGAAGAGCCCCGCGGCGGAGACCCTTCGGCGGCCGGCGGCCGCTTTCCACCCGCCCGGGGTCTGCCGGAGAAGGGCGGCCGGGagcgccccgccgccggcccctTCCCCCGTGCGCCCGTCGAGGAGAAGCCGGGCGATGGTCAAGCCCCACCGCAGCCGCCTGCCGGGGCCCCGCGGGCGGGCAGTGGCGGCAGCAGCCCGGCACATCACCCGGCGCCCGAGGAGCAGCCCCTCTACAAAGAT aaTCAGAAGAGCAAGGAGGGTAATCAGGTCATCTTGCCTACGAAAGAGGACACCTTCTCAG ATAAGAACAAGGAGCATAATTTTTTCGTCACAGATTCAGAGCCTTCAGGAGGAGACTTCTGGAGAGATATAGCAG gAGAACACACACAAGAAACCAATTCACCTCATTCTCTGAAGAAGGATGTGGAAAATATGGGgaaag AGGAACTCCAGAAGGTTCTGTTTGAGCAGATCGACCTACGGAGGAGGCTGGAACAGGAATTCCAGGTGTTGAAAGGAAACGCGTCTTTCCCAGTCTTCA ACAATTTTCAAGATCAGATGAAGCGGGAGCTGGCATACAGAGAAGAAATGGTGCAACAGCTACAAATC